AAGTTTACCTAAGCCACCAACATCGACCAATCTTCTCCCCAACACATCGTTATTGGTTTGGTTGACACATAGAACAAATCTTTCAACTCACGTGAAAGGACGTTTAGAATTGAGACAGCGTCGGCACTTAAGACAGTCTTGAAGGCGGTGAGGAGTTCAATACTTGAGATGGATCTCTGGGGGTGTCACGAGTCGATAGCCCAGGTGCCTGATTGCGCGCCTTTTATATAAGTTGCGCATTTCGTGCTTTTGACGctgagaggaagaggaagaaggcggGAGAAACGAAGAAAAGTGACGCGACCAGAACGACGGAGTAggagaagcagaaaaagaagcGAGGGGGAGGGAGGTGGGGAAGAAGATAGTGAGGAGACAGCGGGAAGAGGgattaagaaggaaagagaACGAGAAAGATtcggagaagaagaaagaagagccAACAAGAAGGAGGATCATACGAAGtagaagaaaggaagagaaggtgGAGAAATGGAGGCATACAGGCCTCTTCCTTACTTGTATCTTGGGAGTTTATCCGTGTGGATGGTGGTGGGGTTGTTGTGGACTGTCAATACATGGAGGAGACGACATTTCCAGGTTATCATTCCCCCCGACtattttgcttttgttatttgtCGGAGTTACCATTTTCTCTGTTCTTGCGTTATGGAAATTCTTTTAGCGGTAGGATGCTTCTTGTGACGttccgtttttctttttgtcttttcccTTGTTATGATTAAAGACTATGTTAATTGGGAAGTCCCCGCGTATAATGTTGATTTCTATTGCCTGTTATGACGTGAATCCATAAGAATGCGTGTTTTCAAGTTCTATTTCTTTGAGCTTCAAGTATAGGGAGTTTGGATTTCGTGCGGCAATTCTATGTTATAATTCTATTTTTTCCGGCACCTAGATGGAATGTATTCTTTTTTTAGATCACAGTGAAATGTATACGATAAGGACAGGCACGAGAAATGTCACTAGTAGGTCGTGGGGATATTGGTTTCGACTTTCTCCATGGTTTCGGTCTTCATAATTTTGCTGGTACTCTATGTATTAAGAGAGGTTATGTCAATCTTAGAGTGACTTGATTCTATCCCCGTAACTGTGTAACATCTATTCTTTAGCCAATGGTTGTTGCATCTCCATTATATTTCTTTGGTATTAGCCAGGCTGTACTAAATGTATGAATGTTGCACGTTCTAGTTCGTTGTTTTACTTTTCTCTGGATAGTATCGGTTgagtttctcttctttttctctccgcCTAATATGTTCCAATACGGATATAGATGTCcttaataaaataaagcaactgAATGCCGTTGTCGGAAAAGGATTTTGGGTATCATATCCTTAAATGAGTTACAAACTACTCCTATAAACGGAGTTCATCTAACATCTTTTTCTGATGAGGAGGAACGCTTCAAGGACCAGGCCACTATGCCTTACAAACACACATAATTGGGAAACCCAGTCTGGAGAGTGGCAGTTTGTGTGTGTATCTATCGGTATGAAAGTATACAGTTACTTTTATAGTAAAAAAGTGACTTGCACTTTTAAAGTTGTAAAATTATATTCTTATGCTTCTTTTCTGGTAGCTCTTTGTTCTCATTGGATAACCTGAACACCAAAACTCCTAGCCTACACCTTGCCCATCATCTCAATTTTCACCAGCCAAAGTGCTACAAAGCAGCATTGTAGGTAAATTTCCACCACCAAATGGAGATCAAATCGATCTAcattttctttagttttaacttttaatctTTCTTCCCTCTATTTATTGGAACATCATGTAATTTCTTTTGTGGCTGTGCTATTGGGAGCAAAGGAACTGCACATTCCTGCCCAACGTAATACTTAGCCTTGAATTCTTAATAGTGAGGATACAATCTCTCTAAGTACATGACATGCTTGCGGGCTGTAGCTTTAAACATTCTCATGCTTCTACCattgttgtttttgttggttGAGCATATGAGATGTTTATGCTAGCACATTTCCAAATAACTCTTTTTTTTACTAATGATGCTTATTTCAGTATTTGCTTTAACAGAAAATGCCATCTATATGTTTCTTGTATTCCTTATACTCTTCATGGTGCTTGTTTGTTTCTAAAACAGAAAAACCATCTGCAGTGGATACTTGCTTGTGTTCCTATGATCAAAGTTTCCCAGATTGGACTCTCCTATTTGTTTTGGTACGTGCTTACCTCCTAATATTATTCgaaatatttgttattttgttttattttacatGATTTATTCCTCATTTTGGAAAACAATCATCCTGCCCTAGTCACTGTTTTTTAAACAAAAGCTGGTCCAGTTCATGATTATTTTTGTAGATGTGAACTTGGAGTTGAAGTTCAACTTTTCTGACTGGTTTTTATATAAGAAGGCTTATATCCATATTTGTTTGACAGaattgtttgaatttgagtaAGGTAATTGCTAATCTGTTTCGTTATTTTTTCTGCCTGTGAAGGCTCTGGTGCTCTTTTCCTAATCCTTTTCCGTTGTCAAACAAGATATGTAAGACTGTTCCAAAGGagataattttattttaatagatGACTGAACACTGTCCTTCATGGCCTCCCTTTCTAGATTTTCTCccaattttttgtcattgttttgtttttggacGTTTATGAATGATGTCTTTGTTAGTTGTTTTGATCACTTGAGGGCATTTAACCCCTCCTACTTTCATCTTCTTTGCACCATTCTATCACGTTGAGTTGAATTACAGCCAGTTTTGATCTTTCAGCAAATGGATGAAATGTCAGGGTTTTATACCTCTTTTGATAGTTAAATTGGAATTTGGACTTCCAGTTGAATTCTAACACTTCTATGTGGTTTCCTCAGTCACACTATCAAGACTCGAGATGGTTAGGGGTTAAAGAATTTTAACTGATGAAAAGTGCAATGCTTGCTTGGTGAACAAATTTTGTAGATCTTGGAATTAGCTTcttatcacttttttgttttccgtAGGATAAATTCTAAACCAGTAATTTGTCATTTCACATGAATCCGAATTGCAAAAGAAAGGGTTGTAATGGATTTAAACCTGCACTGTTTTGGGAAGAATAGATGTGCAACAGTTTCAGTGATAAATGTAGGCAGATAGATGTTGTACAAGAAACTCATCTATTGTCTAATTAATTTGACCAAACAGACAAACACTAAATCCAAACATGGCCCAATCGTTGTGTCATTTCATATGGTGATGACCAGTGATGAATTTTATATTGTGACAAAAACAATCTTTTGTATGCTATATCTCTATTTTAACTTCTTTTGACAGCTTAATTTTCAATGAAGACTTTAAGCTTTTTTTATAGTGAATTGCTGTTAATATCTCCATTATTTTCTGCTTTAGGTATTCATGCTTCAATCTGCAGACTTGTTCTCTATGGGTATCGTTTGGGGTGTTTGTAACTGGAATATGCTTTCGTATGGCTTGCTTTGTCTCATTTCTCCTCATTTCCCATGGTTATTGCATAATGTCTGAGCGGCTTTCAGTAGTTGAATGGCGTCTTACTGCTAGCATTGGATTTTCGTTGTACCTGGCACTTGTTGGTTACAAATCTGAGTTGCCTTACTTCACGGTCAGTACCTGAATATCCCTTATAACACTGTGTGCACTGTCTTCACTATTCATGATCAATGGCTTTACCGctatttttaatttatcaaaatCTTAGCATTTTCTATTGTTAAAGAATGCtgctaattttttatgtttatggTTCTTTCAGTTGGTTTTCTAGATTTTAGATTTCTGCATTGTAAAATAACAATTTCTGCTACGTGATCAGCAAATTATAGTTACTGATGACCTTGATTGGTTAATCCTTGATGCAGGTCCTGCTGCTGCTTATTTATTTCATGTCCTTTTACCTGATATTCCTCCACATCTCTCAAAACCTTCTAGTGCTACGTCAACAACTAAACTTCTTGCAGTATGAGGACATTGATATCATACATGATGCAGTTCATACAAAATACATGATGTTCACGTATGCCGTGTGCATTTTGTACTCTTAAATATTTGTAGGTAGAATTTGCATGTGAAATTTTGTTGGCCTCAAACTTAAGTTGTTCTTGTTTTCCCCCTGCTGTAATTTCAGGAAGTTTCGGCGTGCAATGCTAACAATAGTTGTTGCAGAAATTATGGTATGATTTTGTTAGTCTTTTCTGCAAGGTTATTCTCTAGATGCCAAGGAACTACTACAATTTTCATATTCGGTACTGAAAGCCGTGTAATCAGCAGATATATATTGATGCACATTGGATAGAAAATAGTTTTTGGCTCCACCTGCTAATTCGAGAGATGGCATTCTTTTGTATACTTTTCTATATTGGGTATGTTTTCCAAGTCATTTCCTTCAGGCTTTGTTTAATGTCAAATTTCTTTAAGTGAAGGCTGTGAAGCATATTAAGTATTTTATtagttcttttatttttctcggTGTAAATAGTTAAATTCGAGTGGCATACCTTGTGATATGATTCAATGTGTAGTTTCAATGTAAATCGGGTACCTATTCTATTTGGAACTTCCAGATGGACCTTTAGGTCACAGGAGGTGCCACTACAATTCACCATTATGCCTCTGCTGAAGTTTGAGACAGAAAGGACTCTACCCCCCATCTATAGACTTGTATGTACCTCTTCCTTGCTTGTGcttctttttaatattatgttgtttttgtgTATATTGAACTTTTAACAGGCCAACTATAAAACTGAAAAGCCAAATGTATATGAAGTCCCTTGTTGCAGGTTGCACATTTTTTCCCTAATAATAATCTATAATTGGTACTGTATCTGAACGCTTTACGCTGTTTCTTTAAGTGGCATTCGATAGGTATGGAAAAGATTTACTAGGTGTACCGCCTGTTTGTACATCCTGACACTAAATACgcatgaaaattttcagaaaaatttcaCGTGTTACAGTCCAAAGGCCAAAATTTTGAGAAGAGAAAGTTGGCCCTTGGGGTTTGTGAGCTTTTCTTTTAATTCCATTTAACCTGCCGTATGAGGAAAAATATTAGGCAGAAATTTATTTCAGGTTAGTAGGCTACCAAATCCCCCATTAATGTGTCTTGGATGGTGCCATTGGGACTTGGCACAATAGAAATGGCTAGATGCTTACACTATTCAGAGATGGGATAATAAAACAGCATTCAATCATCTGACCTTGCACTATTTTGCATCATGGAAGTCATTGTATCATCCATCCCTTTGCGAACAATATGGCAATAGCTGCTGAGACTATGAAAGGAATGAACGAGTAGCTGAATTATGGAAGACAAACCTAGAACTATTTAGGCTGAGTTTGGGAGAATGAAGATGCCCCAAAGTGAGAGAACAACTCATTTGCGACTTTGTAGGTTCTATGCTGCTATGTTTGGTAGAGTTGAATACTTTCTCTACCTAATGTtatcaaaagcataaaaatagTCACAGTAAACAGAAAATTGAAGGAATTCTGCCTAAGATGGTTTGTGGATTATCCTAAAAGAGGTAAAACAACTATCGGAGATTCAGAATAAGTGACTTTATACTGGCTCTTAAGGGAATATAAGACATGCATCGCATGTCTGATTTTCTGCCTTTTGCTTTATCGAGGATTGCACTGCCCCTAGATTGATTGTGACACATGGCACTGAGAATGTCATTTAACTGACGCTGAAATATGCTGACAAAGGTTGAGCTTTTAGTTTCTTAGACATGAATGTTTCTGGTTTTTCAGGAATTGAATCCAGCAGAGTTTAATAACTTGGATCTCCATGAATGGCATATTGGAGTGGTAAGCTGTGTaaaatgtttcttattccaTGTTAGCGAGTGCTTTCGTACAATGAACTTCTCGTTTCGTATGAACACACCCAACATGCTTCTAAGGAGCTGTTTGGCAGCAGGGGCACTCtgtgagtgtctcatgaatATGTCCCAAAGATTGAGCAAGTTCGTAAAATACTAGAactagtgttctatgaatctatcccaatctttgggacagattcatgggacaTTCAGAGAGTATCCCTGCTACCAAACGACCTCTAAAGGAGGTTCGTGAAGGCATTGGTATTAAGTTGAAGGTCTGCTCATTTATATGCTATTACCATTTTTAATTACTCTTTGACCAATATTTAACTTCTGTATACTCCCAGTAATTTGCATTGCATTGCATGCTTGAACTCTGATGCTTGACACATTGATGCAGCCGACTGGATCTTCTGCAAAATATGGTGGAAACCCTCCAAACCAGTCGTTTGTTATAGTGCAGCATCCACATGCATCACACCAGTGCAGTTCCTTGACAACCAACCGAGATAACCAGATTTCTACTTGTTTCAATCAAGACACTGCGTTCATAGATGAAAAAGCAAAGAACAATTTCTCCAGAACTGCATGATAGTGTTACAAATTTTTGTTCCATGTACATTGATTCTGTTTTGCACAAAGAGCAATTTCGGCAGTTCAATTTGTGTAATGTAATGCTATTATTTAATCTAATGAGAAATATTTGTGCAATAAAGTATTGCTGAATTTgttcaaaagaaatatatgcTTTTTGATTGCCCTCTGAGCTGCTGATACTGGCCTCAAACGGAGCTACACTCTATTTGCTGAAAAACCACAATCTACAGGGAAGTTACACATTTGTGGTGGAGTGAGAATCTGATGCCATTATTTTGCAATTGTGAAGCGTGAGGTCAAGTTTGTCCAAGTTGGATTTCATTGCGAAcattaattttcactttttgtcGCGTGCGGAATAGTGCCTAATAGTGCCCATCGAACTGAGACTTTGTGCCTTTTTATGTaacaaaatatctttttttcctGTCAAAATACTTCGAAATAATGTTAGCTCAGTGATTAGTTTTCATCGATGCAAAATTTACCTGATGGGAAAAGTTTCCTCCGACATCTTTAACGTTTAAACGCTCTTGAATGTCTTCTCCTCAAATGGTGCGGCACTAGCTCAAAGCATTCTCacttttgttttgctttgctgggcTTCATTATGAGGTCGTCGTCATCACTATCTTCATACTCCAAGCTTCTTTTCTTGGTCCTCTGATCATTTTTTGCATTCGAAGATTTTCTAGAGCTTTCTGAGGTTTCCTTGGATATTTCTGCTTTGATTGGAGTTCCCATTCTCTGATGTTTCTGCCTTTTCTGCTTCTTCTCATATGCTTTTTTTGCTCTTTCAGGTGACATCATCCCATGTTCCATCAGCCTGCAAACATGAAATGGTTTCACTGCATAAGAAATGATTCAGTGATACATGCAAATAACGTCAGCACGTTGTTCCTCTTATAATGAGAAATGCAAATATATTGGAGGAATTGACAAAACAATAATACTCCTGTGTcctaaatattttctttttccatgttctGGAACCACAGGGACATATCTAACTGCAACTAAGCGTGGGTTAGGATAGGTGGTAAGAAAATTCTTCAGGAGATATGAATTGAATTATCAACTACAGAACCATAGGTTCTAGAGTGAAACATTCATGGAATATGAAAGGTTAGAAGCACATAAATGCTGCTTGCCTCAAAATGAAAAGACATTCATGGAAGAAAAGTATTTCCTGTACCACATCTTTAAATATTGTATAGACAAAGGCATCACTTATTTTGACAATGAAAATAATCAAATTTATCATGGCTGTCGAATTTTAGGCCATGATACTTGGAAATTTTCTCCACATACTCAAACAATATAGGGTTCGTTTTCTCATTGGCCGAGGCGGAGAAAGTCATTTGCAGGTAATTCTGACAAGATCCTCTTGGCATACTTGTTCATATTGGCATGAATACGAGAGCAAGGAATAAGACGAAAACAGTCCACAAGTCAATGAGTACTTGGATACATCCAAAGAATGAAACTGAATTTTTAACAAATCAGAAGGTCATCCCTTTTTTGGGCAGAACGACTACGGTTTGAAATTAGTAGTGGCATTCAAACTTCAATAAATAAGATTAGAGCGTGGTTGAGAACAAGAGATCTACTCTTCTCTACCCCTTCTTCTAGGGGAGATACGTTACATAGCTTTTGGGAGACTCATCTGAAGGTTAATATAAGACCAAAATTCTTTCATATAATATGAAGATGTGATAGTGAATTCATCTGACTGGAAAAGAAATCCAACCATGTCCCTACTTTCTCAAAGATATGAAATGTGGCAACtcgcttgttttttttttttcatgaatctcCAGTACATGCCATTTTCTCAAATACGAATGCAGCAATCGATGAAAGTCTTTGGTAACTTCTAGAATTTTATCATCAATTTCTAATCGATCGATGCATGGTTCCCATACGTATGAGTAAAGTGAAACATGCACAACCTATGGAAACCTATTTTCATCTGTAATACATGGCTAAAAGCCTGTTCTTGAAGTTTTAATGCGTTTAGATTGTCTTCCAAGACCTTAATCTCAAAAGCATGCTGTCCTAGGCCAGCAACAGATCAAACAAATTCCTAGCTTCTTATAGATTGTCCTTAATATTTTCCAATTGAAAATGGCTAGTTTTTATACTGAGAAAACTAGGAATGTCAATAGATGATAAAATATTGTAACCAAGCAGTAACTAAAGGAAAATAAGTCGCACCAAAATTCTGCCATTTCACTCTCCGGTTTCTGCTTCGACAGCGATTCATAGAAGATCCTCAATGGCTCCCTCTGCTCAAATATGGAGAAACATCAATTAGTCAATGATAAAATTAGTCTGCCTTTACCATGAGTCAGATATGAAGGGAAGAAcacaaaaagggaaagagaaaaagatcttaataaacaaaaaaagaatgaactATCTGAGACCTCTTCCGGTACAGCATATTTCTGCCCAGGTAAACTGTACACCTTCTTCTCTGCCTTCACCTTCACAGTTCTCACAAGATTAGCAGCTGTTGAAGAACTCCCTGACATTTCGCGTCTACCTCGAAAGAGAGCGAATCATCAAAATCCAGATCTCAAAACTCCAATATACACCAAAACaaatcaacaagaagaaaaaaacacagagagagggggaaaaggaaaaccaacCAACGAGTCTTTCCTTCCTCTGCAGTGGAGACTACTGATGACCACAATCTCCTCTGCTCCGTCCACCTTGGTTGACGGACTCAATATGGCAGGGACCTCTGCATTGGACTATGCATCAGCAACCAATATCGACCTGTCTCCTAGCTTATTACAGTGCTCTTGAAACAATCTCCTCTAAGCATACGTGTCACGACAGACCATCGGCATACACTAAAATCTATTCgctctcctttctctttttctccatcgCTCCTCATCCTTGGGAACTTCTTATCTTTTCTTTCCGTTCATTTGGTTGAAGATAAACGTACGCAGGCGTCGGTTTCTGCGTTTCTGTAACAACTTATGTTGTGTGGAGACGTAAGGGGATGCGTTTCTTCTGAATTTACGTGAAGGCGTTCGTTCTCCTATCACCTGCCTCCTTCCTTCACGGGCATGATGGCACGTTCCACCATCTTTTGTCTGCTCCCCCTGAATATTTCGACCATATCGAGGGAGAGGTAGATCTTGGCAGCCCTTCTGATCCACGGTCCACGGATAATTACTTAGCTTCTTATCTCACTCTAATTTAATACGATCAGCGTTTTGCAGTTTCTAGCCGAGATTAAATCCAAACTTGCCAAGTTGTTTTTAAGCAAATGTGACCGCAGAGGCGTGGCCTGCTTCCCGCAATCCATTCATTGGAACTGCAGAGATGTGATTTATACGGCTGATTTGATAAGAATAAACTTCTTAGAATTGTTTCTTGATGTAGCTGTCGTAAACATCAAGGGGCGTTTGATTGTTCATCGTCTAAGATCCAGACCTTTCCTCTCTTGTCTTAGATCAGACATTTTCTCAATACAGAAAGttaaaataaagatttcaaatGTAGACCTTAAGTTTGACCTAAAATCCTTAGTTCAATGATCAATAATAAATTTTACCTTGGATTttttgcttcatcaagaaaaatatacCACATGAAACCTACATCAAATCAGCATATCTCACATTTGAAGTAATCAAAACCCCCAAATGTTTCTGTCATGGTTTACAAATGACAATATCAAATTTGAAGGTTTTCATTTGGCCGAATATTTTTGTGATATAGTATATATGTCAAATCAGGCAACCAAAACATGAGATAGTTAGCGTTGCCATTctctttttattattctttttattaGTTCTTTTGTTTTAAGGTTTATTGAAAAAGTTAAGTTAAACAAATCCTTAACTAAATTATATCTCAGGATGCATAGCATAGCTTATCGAGCTCCTGTAAAGTAAAGAGGCAGGTCTCTAATTTAAGTGGAAGAAACAAAGGAGCCTTGAGGCCTCTTTTCCGATAAGTTGTTAACTTCTGGCTCACCAAAAAATTATGCGAAGATATTATAACTACTTATTAGGATCCGAACAGGTTAGGTCCCATTTGTTCCGTCACATATTCCGAAATGCACTAATCCGCGTTGACCACCTGTACCGACTTCGAATCCAATAAACTTGGTTTCAAACGCAGATCATGCAACAAAATTAGATATCCCAACTACCGGTCCCTTCCATGATAATAACCCAGTTTAGTTATCCGATTTGATTTAGGATTTTCTTAACTGGATATACGAGATATCCAAACTGGATAGATTTGAATGTTGGGGCTTGATGCCATTAAATTTCTCAGTTTGTCCCATAAACCGATACTCTGTGTGGTCAGACGTGGTAATTGCTATCTCCAACCCTCTTGATTCATTTGCATTTCCAAAGTCCGATTCAAGATGAGAACAATTAATATTGAGTCGCTTCCGAATCTATATCCTATTCTAGAGTTCCTTTCAGACACAAACGAGATGATTGGGGACACAAGCGAGGGCGAGGCTCTTAAATCAAATAATGAATATTTTGAACAGGATCCGTTATTCGATCCGGTTGCATCAATCGGAAACTTAGCATTCCCGGTTTGCGTCGGCGGGGATCAATCCGTTCGTTCCCGACCCTTCCGTCTAATTGGACGGAGATAGTTACCGCCTTCATTTGAAACAGAATCCTCTCTgttcagagagaaagagagaaagggagggaaagttGATCGTCGGGGAAGCAGAAAAGGCGGCCGCGGTTGTTGGGTGAGAGTTTGCCTCTATGTCCATAAGTTGTTCGATGAAATTTCTTACAGAATAGGGACGCTTAGTGTGACTGCTTTTGTGTCTGTCTGTGTTTCGTTAATCTTACGTCTGAGATCCTTTGGCCTGCAGAAGCGAACAGCGATGCATTGatttctctctcaacggaatgCCTTTGGACTAGGGTTCTAGAAAAAAGTTGAGAATGAATGCAGGTGAGATATTTCAGGTCTTCAGCAGCGTCTTAACATGGTGATGCAATAACACtaaaagtatttcataaacctGATGTCGTGGATCTCCTGTCAATGGCCCAATTCAGTCCGTTATCCTTTTCTACTCTCTCGCTTGTACTTCATTTGTTTTCTCGCATCTGCGATATTTGGTCTTTGTACGCTGGCGTGAACTCTCTCTTGGAATTATATCTAATATTCGATGTTCTAAAGAATAAAACCGTTTTGTcctcttgtttcttttattgctGTAGTTGCAGCAAGTTCGTATCTGGCCCATGATTTACTGTTTCTGCTAttatttctttcatctttaaaTTCTACCATCTGCCAACATTCTGAAAGTGGGACTGTTTGTGTTAAGAATTCCGATGAATTTTTATCGTGTTTTGCTTGTGCCATCTATATAAGATATTAAGTGGACGCAATTTCGTGAGGCTCGATTAGATTGACATATGTGACTTGCTTTATAAGTTTATATGATTTTATTATATGTAGTTTTGGCTGACATGATCTTCCGTTAGAGAAAGTACCTTAGTGGATTTGATGCAATTCtatatttgaaacaagaaatgTACAGTTTTCTGTGGGCCTGTGAATCTTGTCTAATAgtgcccttttcttttttcctattaTTTCCTATTTTTGAAGCACTTTGCTCTTTCATCTCAGATGCAATGACGTTATTAACTTTCATCTGGCCTTTTGTCTTTCGATTTCTTACAAGCTACAACAAGCTAATTTTGTGCCCTTTTCTTATGTTGATGTAAATCTGAGTGTTTCATCAATCTCAAGTAATATGAACGTCTACTCTGCTTAGCATCTCATTTCTCAGGTGCACAGGCAAATGTCGGTGAATGATATAGAGGACTTGCAAAATTAAGCACTCTTTCATAATAAAGTTCGTCCCTGTTTTTACCGAGTACTGTTTGTGTCGACAGGTGGAGCATTTGGTGGTAACAGGGGGCTGAAACCCGTGCCTCCAGAGAAAGGTGTATTTCCCTTGGATCACCTGCATGAATGTGATGTGGTAATATTCGTCTTAAATTGTCTCCCATGTCCATGTAAGTTACACATTAGTTCATTATGAAACGTTGCGAccctttttttcccctctttttttcttcttgcaggAGAAGAAGCAGTACATAGATTGTCTCAAAACCTATAAATACCAATCTGAAAAATGTCGACATCTTTCCAAGAAGTATCTTGAATGCCGTATGGAGAGGTAGATAAATTTCAGTTTAAGCAATTCAACATGTACTTGCTTGTTACCAGATCTTTTGTGTGCTAATATTTGGCAATTTGATTCTTGCTGTCCATCTTTTTAATCATCATGGAAAGACCATTTTGCTAGAATGTTAAACATTTTTGGTTATAGAATATTAATACTGATCCATATTTGCTCTATTTCCATACCTAATAGAAAGCCTAGAGGAGATGATGTTGGCATGGGTTGTTTTAAAACCTCTCTTCTTCATTGCTTGTGTCTCGAGTGCTGAACTGAGCTACTTGGTACAGTGAAAATTGAATTGTCATGCAGGCGAAAGATTGGAAAAGCCCGGATTGctttgcattttctttcttttggccCTTTCCGGCGTCCTCTTATAGTGTTATGCATATAAATAAAAGGATATAAAAAACATCGGTACATCAGTACCAAGGTTTTCAGTAAATGgtttcatatccatttcttttATATGCATGAGAACATCAGTACCAGGGTTttccaaatctga
This window of the Nymphaea colorata isolate Beijing-Zhang1983 chromosome 2, ASM883128v2, whole genome shotgun sequence genome carries:
- the LOC116249295 gene encoding uncharacterized protein LOC116249295 isoform X2, producing MEAYRPLPYLYLGSLSVWMVVGLLWTVNTWRRRHFQKNHLQWILACVPMIKVSQIGLSYLFWYSCFNLQTCSLWVSFGVFVTGICFRMACFVSFLLISHGYCIMSERLSVVEWRLTASIGFSLYLALVGYKSELPYFTVLLLLIYFMSFYLIFLHISQNLLVLRQQLNFLQYEDIDIIHDAVHTKYMMFTKFRRAMLTIVVAEIMIYIDAHWIENSFWLHLLIREMAFFCILFYIGWTFRSQEVPLQFTIMPLLKFETERTLPPIYRLELNPAEFNNLDLHEWHIGVPTGSSAKYGGNPPNQSFVIVQHPHASHQCSSLTTNRDNQISTCFNQDTAFIDEKAKNNFSRTA
- the LOC116249296 gene encoding uncharacterized protein LOC116249296; its protein translation is MSGSSSTAANLVRTVKVKAEKKVYSLPGQKYAVPEEREPLRIFYESLSKQKPESEMAEFWLMEHGMMSPERAKKAYEKKQKRQKHQRMGTPIKAEISKETSESSRKSSNAKNDQRTKKRSLEYEDSDDDDLIMKPSKAKQK
- the LOC116247331 gene encoding uncharacterized protein LOC116247331 produces the protein MNAGGAFGGNRGLKPVPPEKGVFPLDHLHECDVEKKQYIDCLKTYKYQSEKCRHLSKKYLECRMERNLMAKQDITELGFGNETNIEASEVSQRKAEDKKP
- the LOC116249295 gene encoding uncharacterized protein LOC116249295 isoform X1, yielding MEAYRPLPYLYLGSLSVWMVVGLLWTVNTWRRRHFQKNHLQWILACVPMIKVSQIGLSYLFWYSCFNLQTCSLWVSFGVFVTGICFRMACFVSFLLISHGYCIMSERLSVVEWRLTASIGFSLYLALVGYKSELPYFTVLLLLIYFMSFYLIFLHISQNLLVLRQQLNFLQYEDIDIIHDAVHTKYMMFTKFRRAMLTIVVAEIMQIYIDAHWIENSFWLHLLIREMAFFCILFYIGWTFRSQEVPLQFTIMPLLKFETERTLPPIYRLELNPAEFNNLDLHEWHIGVPTGSSAKYGGNPPNQSFVIVQHPHASHQCSSLTTNRDNQISTCFNQDTAFIDEKAKNNFSRTA